DNA sequence from the Hippopotamus amphibius kiboko isolate mHipAmp2 chromosome 1, mHipAmp2.hap2, whole genome shotgun sequence genome:
TGGTAACCTCATAAAGGAGCTGTAAAGAAGAGGTAGGGGCTTCAGAGAGGGGCTTAGAGAGAGAATGGGGCTTCAAAAGGGGATGGGAATGCAGTGAGAGGGATGGGGGCTCAAAGAAGGGGTAGAAGCTCACTGAGGGGACCCTGGGGTCAGGTGAGAGGGAGGAgggctggaggcccagggaggggagctgGCTGGATTCTGGGCCAAGATTGGGGTTTGGTTCTGGGCTGGGGGTTCCAGCCAAAGGTGAGTTCTGGGGAGCCTCCTTGCTCCACCCAGGGGTCCCAGGAAGTGTGTGGAGCACCTGGGCCAAAGGTTTGTTCTCGTGGGCCTTCTCATGCTCGAAGAAACTGTCCAGCCCGTGGGCCTTCACGATGCGCTCCGACTCGTCCGAGAAGAGCACAGCATCCCCGTCGAAGGCCACCCGCAGCTGATTCTGGGATACTGCCACGTCCCTGCTGGGGCTGAAGATGGTGGCGGCTGCGATCCCTGGGCAGAGAGAGGCAAGCATTGTCTGCCTTTATCTAGGTATTAGGGGTCCCCAGACACCTCCCTGACCTGCCTGGGGATGAGGAGAGGGCTATCTCAGGCTATCCTTGCCCCACTTGCCTCACCCAGGAGTCAGGGCCCACCTAATGAGGGctaatattcagaatatttcaAAACAGGCCAGTAAGAATGGACagtgggagacttccctggtggcacagtgggtaagagttgaagggggagctgggacgaagtgagagagtagcgttacactaccaaatgtaaagtagatagctagtgggaagttgctgcataacatagggagatcaactcagtgatcggtgatgacttagagggctgggatagggagggtgggagggagtcgtaggagggaggggatatggggatatatgtataaatacagctgattcacttgggtgtacagcaaaaactggcacaactgtgtaaagcaattatattccaataaagagcttaaaagaaaaaaaagaattcacctgccaatgtggggaacacagattcaatccctggtctgggagggtcccacatgccatgaagcaactaagcccatgcaccacaacgactgagcctccgatgtagagcctgtgagccacaactactgagccctcatgccacaactactgaagactgtgtgcctagagcccatgctccacaagaagagaagccaccgcaatgagaagcccgtgcacctcaatgaagagtagcccccgctcaccgcaactagagaaaacccacgcacagcaatgaagacccaatacagccaaaaataagataaataaataaataaataaataaataaataaataaataaatgttaaaaaaaaaaaaaaagaatggacagtGGCTTTTGCTCTGAGTAAGGCTCTGAGGGCCCCGACCTATGCCAGAGTTTCCCCTTTAGTTGCTGCTTTGAGGGAAAGTCTAGGGGCAGTCCCAGGGAACAGACTCAGGGCAGGAGCTATTTATCAATAGGTATGGGGGAATTTCAATACTTCAATATCTAGTAAGGTCAATATCTAGTGGTATGGACAGCCAAACATCAGTCCTGGGTAGAGGGAAGGGTCCCCTAGGCTACCACTGTCCTTCCTGGAGTTCCTTACAGGCCCCTGATGTAGATCTATAGGGGGCTGGGAAGGAGCCCCAACCCTGGCTGGGCCTCAGTTACTCTCTTACTGTTGATTCCTGCAAGTCCCTCACACTTTCTGGACCAATATAAAATTAAGGGTGCTTCGGCTTTGTCTGGGGCTGCGATTCCAGGCTGcattctggggtggggtgggtgtcgGCACCCCCAGTCTACAGCCACAATGGCATCCAGGTATGTCCTACTCAAGGGCTGCCTGGTCATTCAGGGTTCCCTGGGGCAATGTGGGTGGCCATGGGAGGCAGCACTAATGACATCTGAATGTGCGCCCAGACCCTGGGCTTCTCCAGGGGGTCCAGTGTGCATTTTGGGAACCCAGGCTCCAGGCTGGAGCTCACTGGATGACAGAGAACAGTACTAAGAGGTTGGAGACCTGGCAGTGAGCTCAGCCCATCCCCACTGGAATCCTGGCCATTTCCCAGACTCTACTGCTCAGGCTGGGTTAGGTATTGATCTCCCTCCTCATTGGCCCAGAGAGGGATAGAAGCTGCCCGTGGTCACGTAGGAATCAGAACTTCTACTGACCTGGAGGATTCTTGGGAGGGAGTAGCTTTCTGGGCTGTAAGGAGGGTTCCCATGGAAACAGAAGGCTGGGTGATGTTGATGAGTAAAAGCATCCTTAACATGGTAGGGCAGGAGAGATGAAAGTGGAATAGCTGGGCAATAAGTGGAATAGGTGGGACCTTGTTCTCCCAGTTTACAGGGCAGGTCATAGGAATTAAGGAAGGTGCTCCCCTTCCAGTTACCAGGGCACCCCCTAGCACCTGCTCAGAGCTTAAGGACCAGGTTTCCCATCTCTGAGACCCCTTTGCCAGACTCCCCACACTCTCCTTCCCTAGTGTGACTCACCTTCATCGATGGCTTCCtgcactttttctgcatctgctgaCAAGTAGAGGTTGGTGTGATAGGCCTTGAGGTAGCAGATGGGGCTATTCCCGCCTGTCATGCAGAACCTCTCAATGGACAGGTCTGGAGAGGAGGTAGAGAGTACCCAGGTGATGCCTGGGTcaaccctcagtacctcagagTGGTCCCTCCGTGTCCAATGGACGCCATCTTGGTTCTGAGTGGTGGCGGGGCAGCAGAGTGATTCTCTGAGTGATTTTAGGCCAGCGTtccccctctctgagcccctccATCCTTCAGTCATGAAATGGGGATGATCACATCTTCGGAGGGGTTGCCTGGCTCACAGTCATAACCCCGTGTCAGGGAATCACTGTACTACAAAAGGCGGGTCCCCAGCCATGTGGCTCATGGTCCTTCCTAGTCATAGCTGATTGGATGGGGGTAGGCACCTGACCCAAGCTGGGCCAATCAGATTCTCTCCCAGCCTGAGCTGCTGCTCACCCAGTACCCATGTCTGTGCAGGTTGTAAAACTTTGCTTGTTGGTAAACGGCTGCTGCTCTGAGCCTACGGAGTCGCCCCATCACTGCCTCAGCCCCTCATACAGGAGGGTCCACAGTGGAAAGGCACAGCAGGGGTCCTTTAGGACCCTGCCCCAGTACCATAAGTGGTGTCTGTCTGGATTCCTCAGTGCTTATGTCACAAGgtggttaaatattttgaatatcaccccTGCTCCCAACAatttaaaattagtattaaaaAACACCAACTGGATGCTCTTGATTGCTGAAAACAAGGACCTGTAAACTTGTAAATTTTGGCCATATTCAGGAAAAGCAGAGAAACCTAatttggggaaagagaaaaagagacaggaaaaaaaaaaaaagcaggacttcctaggtggtgcagtggttaagaatccgcctgccaatgcaggggacacgggttcaagccctgctctgggaagattccacatgccgcggagcaactaagcccgtgcgccaaaaaaaaaaaaaaaaaaaaaatgaggaaaaaaaagcagatttgCTGAGAGAAGCGAAAATAAGGGCTCATGTGGGCCAGAGAGAAAAGGTGCCCGGGAGAGATTGCCAGTACTTGGATTCAGGCCGTTGTGGGCCCAATTTTACTTCCTTCCCTGTGGTTCCAAGAGGCACCCCAATAACCTAACAAGAATCACTCTCTTCAGCTTAGGCTGGCTCTGGAGGGTCTATTACTTTCACTCAAGAGTTCGGACTAAGACACAACGTCCCTTCACTCTGGTGACTGCGCCTGCCTCCCCCAGCAGACTTGTAAGGCCTGTCGGCCCCAttgcagagagagaaactgaggcacagaggcacAGAGGGAGTGGAGCCTGTGCAGGGGCGTGCTGGAGCTGGCTTGTACCAGCTTGCAAGAGCTGAACGTTAAACATCCAGGGACTTTTGGAGCCAGTTAGATTGTTCAACTATGGGTGGCTTGACATCAGCCGCGGTGGGAAAATTTACACCCTGACTATGGCGATGATACACAAGCAGGGTTtgaggggtttgttttgttttttgaaagagaCAGTTTACCAGCACCCCATTGAGCTTGGGGGTTCCAGTGGGTGTACCTGCAACCTGCAGAGGCGTGACCCCCAACCCCGGGTGTCCAGTAGAGGTCATGTCATGGCCAAAGCCCTCATGCTCACCATAGTGGTTGATGCTGTTGATGAGACGGACGCCCACTTGAGCGTGGTTGTTGGTCACGAGGACAATGTCGAAGAGGTCCTCACTCTCAGGGTAGAGCTCCCGCAGCCGCCTGTTCACAGCCTCCAGAGCCTGTATGGGAGAGGGGACCCTCGGACTCAGACCCCTCTCAGAGACTGTTGCCTGGCACTGGtagccagggctggggaggggtgagcTGAGATCcagtgtggggaggagaggggagatcAGAGGCCGGGCTTGGGGTGAGACCAGTGGACCCAGCCTCCTAATCTCTGCCCTTGTGTGGGTTGATTACTGCCTGGGGGTGCCCCGCTAAAAGAATGAGTCAGGGTCGAAATCCAGCTCAGGTTCCATGCACTCGGCTGGTTACCTGGAGTGGGGTTGCATTAGTCCAGAGGATGGGGCAGCCTCTTCTTCCCACAGTGGCTGTCCACTTGCCAAGCTGTGCTCCTGTGGGGTGGCATCTACCCAGAGGTGACCGTTTTCCTTACTCAGACACCCATGGGAGTGTGTTTATCTAATGCGCAGGAAGGTAGCGTGCGGCCAGTGGTGGAACCACCCCTCACCTTCACGAAGGGGAAGGCCGGCCCGGGGCTGAAGGGCTCGTTCTCGTGTTCCAGCTGGTAGCGCACGTACTCCTCCACGCCCTGCTCCGTGTAGATGCGCTGCTCCTCATCCATGCGGAACAGGGCTCGGGAGGACACAGCAATGGTGACTGCATTCTGAGGCTTGGGCTGCAGGGGTGCAGGAGAAGGGGCCGACTCTGATTCTCTTGAGGCAGCCCCTCCGGGGACTGGGGACTGGGGACTGGGGACAGGGAGAAGACCCAGGCCCAGCCTCTGCCCTAAGGAGCTCAGCCTTGGGCAGGGGCAGACCTAGATCAGGACGCCCTCTGTGCAGGACCCAGCTGGGGACTGAGGGTGATGATGGCTCCCCACAGAGGAGGACAATCTGATGGGAGGCACATGCCCTCGGGGAGTTTGCAATCTAGCCAGCCACCTGGATGCGACAGAAAAGTGAATACGGTGTATATAGCCAAAGCATGACTGAGGTTCAGGATGGTCTCCAGATGGTTTCCACTATAAAATGGAAGCTATGTGTCCTTAGGAGGATATGGTGCCCAGAAACATGACGATTATATAAGAACATCTCCCTCCAGCCCAGGTCTTtctcctgagctccagactcATATATCTAACTGCCCCAGTTGACTAACAGACACTCAAACTCATCATGCCCAAGACTGAATTCCCAGCATTCTCTTCACCCCCAAACCTGgtcccctccccgctttcctcatcTCCATGCTCGGCACCACCAACCACTCATCACGTAGGCCAGAAGCCCGGAAGTCCACCTCAagtcttccctcttcctccactcccttcccccatcAGTCAGGCACCAAAACCTGCCAACTCTACTAGAATCCATCCACTTCTTTCTGTCTTCCCTACCATGGTCCAGCCCATCACCATCTATCATTCCCTCCAACATGTGGTCCATATTGTTGTCAGGGGATGGTGCTCAAGTTCAGATCTGGTCATGACCACCCCCCCTCAGTGGTGCCCACTCTCTTCACACTCTGGTCGGCAGCCTTGAGTGCGGAGTAGGAAGCCTTTCATGAAAGACCCCTACCTCTCTCTCCACTCTCACCTTCCCATGACCCTGTTTTGCTCAATCTGACCTTTCTCATGTCTGAGCACCTCCCCGCCcgaccttctctgagcctttgcacATGATGTTTTGTCTACCCGATCTGCTCTTTCCCTGACTCCCCATCCAGCTAACTTTTACCCAAACTTAGGTCTCAAACTACATGTCacctctaggaagccttcccttACCCCTAGTCATGGGCTTGCTATCTCTCCTACggatttcctttttcataaaatgtaacACGGAATTATAATTGCTTATTTAACGATTTCTGTTTCTAGACAGAGCTCTAGAGGCAGGAACCACGCTTACGTTCTGAGGGAGCAGGAACCAGGACTATCTTGTTCTTTTATTGTATGTATCTCTagtgctcagaacagtgcctagcacatagtaggtgctcagtgaatatttaatGTCTCTGAACTTTTAAGCAATATATTTTAATGAGAGACAGTATTTGCCATGACAAATCTAACATGAACTAGCAACTCCAGTGCAGTGCCCTCATCTATTCAAATTGCTTGAAATAGAGTGAGTGCTCAGAGAATATTGTTTTGGTTGATGCAAATTTGATAAACGTGTATTAGTTCTTTGTGCCAAGCACCTGGACTCTGCCTGGGAATGATTCTGGTAGAGGTTTGGCTCCTACCCTCAGAGTCACAGGCTGGTAGAGGAGAAAGATAGGTAAACAGAGATGCAAAGGGGACTGAAATGAGTGCTAGAACCAGGTGAAAGCAAAGTCTCGATGACAAGCGTCCAGAGGAAATTGTCATGGGAGAGGAGGGGTTTTAGCAGAGTCTTGAAGGAGGAGTGGAATGAGGGAAGGCATGAGGAGGGGTGCACATACACTGTGCCTTCCCGAAGGTGAGCAGAGCCCTGCACGTGGGGGCAGAGTGCAGTTGAGACCAGAAGAGTAGGCAGGTGCTAGATTGCAGAAGGCCTTCTTTCAGGGCCCCATGAGGGTCTCAGAACTTTGGCACCTCCAGTGGAATGGAGAGGGGAATGCCACCACAGGCAGCAGCTGGACCCTTCATAATCCCTGGGGAGGATCGGAATGTAGGTCCCCAAGGGACtcacagagacccagagagcccTATCACATCTCTGGGACTTGAGCAAACCTGGGACCATGATTCCcactttacatatgagaaaacaggGACTCAAGTTGGGGGCAAGCCTCATAAATGGACCTTGCATTCTGGCCTGCTCCTAATAGTCCTGCAGGCCACGCACTCAACACTATTTCTTCTCCCTGGAGTCAAGCCTGGGTCCCAATCAGTTGACAACACTGAGTGATGACTGTGTGACAGGCACTTGTGCTAGGGTCATGGCAGGGATCATAGAGGTGTGATCCCTGTCCCCATGGAGCTTATGATCTACCCCCAAGGCAGAGATCTGTGCATCCTTTAGAAGAGCACTGTCCAATAGACCTTTCTGTGATAATGGAAATGTCCAGCACGCTCCGTGTGGCTGCACGTGGCTAGGGAGCCACTTGAAAAGTGGTCAGAGAGatggaggaactgaatttttcattgtatttaattttaatctatttaaattttagtAGCCATGAATGGCTAGTGGTTAATGAAGGTTTAGAACCTCAAAGTAGGAAGAGAAGACCAGAGTCCCCAAACTCATGAGGCAGACCTCAGTTTGCATTTGACTTTTACCCCAACCAAGATGGTGTGTGGGGCCAGCAGAGTGAGTGTAAGGCATTGACAGGACAGGTGCCTATCCTCTGAGGCTCAGCCCAGTAACACTCCCAGCTGCCAACCACCCCCAAAagtctgtgtgtccttgggctgGGTACCCCCTCAGCCACTGTGAGCTTTCAAGGAAGGAAggtaaaaatcaaaggaaagggGTGATAGAGGACGGCCAGGGATGGTAAGGGTAtggttgggggagtggggagacCCACTCTCACAAACCCCCGGAAACAGGCCCATCACCCCTTCAAGGACAGAGAGCCAGCTGCCCTCCAGCTCCTTCAGCCAGGTTCCCAAGCCGGCTGCTCCGACCTAGGCAGCCAGCCAAGGTCTCACTCCTCACTTTGAGTCCCACAGTCCCTGCCAGACTGCTGCGTTCTGTGTCTCCTCTGGCTGACCTGCGCAgaccccatcccatcccacctcTGGCCATTGCAAGAAAGATTCCCAGCTGTCTTGGTCCCAGGAGTCTCCACTTCCttcttttacagatggggaaataggcccagagaggggcagagtATTACTTTAGGTCATCCAGCAAAGTCAAGGCAGAGCCAGGACACAATTCCAAGTTTCTGGTCTCTAGCCTGGCCTCTGTCCACATAGcagcacccctccaccccccataTGCCCTTCCTCAATCATTCCCAGAAGACAGCGCCTGCTGCTTCAGGCACATCCCTGggacactccccacccccagccctccatTTCCAGACTTGGGAGAATCGGTGTGGGACACCATGCCCTCAGACCAAGGTTTCTCAGGGCAGGGCTCTCTTTGCCCCCCAGAATGGAGGGCCCCAGGGCAGAACCCTGCTTCCCCACGCAGCCTGCTCTGACTCCATACAAGTGAGGAGCAGTCTAAGGGCCCAGAGGGTGGGAAATACGGATCCCAGCTGGGAGAGAGGAGCAGCCCGTCCAGGCTCCAGGCAGAGCTGAAGCAACAGGTGAAAAGGGCTGGTCGGAGCTGGGGAAAAGCCAAGCAGTTGGATACCCCCTTGGACCTTGCTGCAGAGGGAGGCCATCCCATCACATGCTGTCAGGTGCACCAAGGGACAGTTCCCCCAGAAATCAGAAAGAAGTCCAGATGCCAGACTGAAGCTTGGGCCAGAGAGACCCCTGCCCCCAGACCAGGGACTCAGCCTGGGAACACTGGATTCCAGGGAGCCAGGGTCCTGCCAACTCTCCCTGCCTTTCACTAGGGTGGGGCTGAGGGGATAGGCTGATTACTCGTGCTTCGGGGacaggggtgaggggtgaggggtgaTGGAACGTAGTCCAGCCCCACCCAGCCTGCCTGAGGAGCTCTCAGTGAGGCCGACGTGGTGTTGCCTTTTGGGACCAAGATAGGAACATAGCCAAACGCTGTTATTTCTAGAAGGACTTAGAGGGTGAAGGGCTGCTGGAGGAGAGAGGAACAAGACAGGTCTAGACTGAGGAAGGCCTCTGACCTCATGAGGTGAGGGCCTCCTATAGACCTTCGGAGATTAAATATTTCACTCAGGCTCCCAGGGAAAGAAGAAGCCTAGGCCAGGCCCCGATGGGGACTGGGAGGCCCAAAGCCCCCCAATGGCCTGTGGGTGGAGGGGTTCCTGCAGGAAGAAGTAGGGGCCAGAAAGCCACCAGTCTCCTTGCCTCCCAGAGAACAGTGAGGGCCAGGGGCTGACCGAGAGGTCATAACGGATGACTGGACCTGAGCTCCCAGGTTCCCTGGTGCTTGGGGAGGAAACGGGTTGATGTGCTCCACTCACCACCCTAGTCCCCAATGTCCATCCCCTCCTTTCCATCCCCCAGGCCATGACAGTAGTCCAGCTTCCTCCCCAGGCAGGGACCAGCCTCCTCACTGATCTGCCTGCTACGTGACATACCCTCTCCAATCCATCCACCAACACAGCCTCAGAGTGACCTTTCTCAAATGAAAATGGACCAAGTTAATCCCTTGCTGAAAAGTCCTGCGATAGCTCCATAATGGTTTTCGTACTTTCTAAAAATTAGGTTGACATTTTATGCAAATTAACTCCTGGGGGCGCCCCAATATGTAAACCGTATAGTACCATATTTTATTGGTATAATTTATACTACAAATTTAAATGTATTAcatatttatgatatatttacTATAATGTCAACCAGTGAATACGGGAGACCAGTGTGGATTTCAGATTCATCATCTAgtcagtttgtttctgtttcagtttGTCAGTTTTTGCACAGCATTAAGAGAGCCCTGATTCACACCAATAAGTGGTTGCAAATGTTaaaaggcttttttgttttgttctattttaaacTACAAGCCTCAGGAGGCTCAACAACAATTGTCAGCAATCTCAAGATACTCTTCTATTAAAACAGATCACAGGAAAAGCTTTATTCTGAGGTTTGCTAAGAAGATAATCAACCTGTAGCATAAGTTAATATGTCGGCAGTCTCCAAGGTGCTAAAATGTCCAATGACACATTTGAGTGAGTTGAGTTTTaccacatatttttatttgtttaaaacatAGTTTTAGGATGAAAGACAATGAATTGGCTTCACACGCGAGCAGACCCCCTGAAACATGGGGCTTCGTGGAACCTAATTTTAAGACTCCTAACACCACTGAAAAAGGTCCAGACTCCATACTGTGGCACTCAAGGCCCTCTTTGGGTCTCTGACATCTTTCTAACTCCTCCTACAGATCCTGCATTCTCTCTGTTTCAAAGACGTCAGTCGTGTTTTTGCCCATCCGGTTTCCCTCTCTGCCTGGGAAAGTCCACCTACTTAGGCTTTAAGATCTGCTCAAATGCCATCTCTAAAAAACTTCCTGAGTTGGCAGTCACTCCCTCCTCTATGCTCGTGCTGCCAAGGTCTTTCACCTGAGCACTCACCATGTCCAGGGTCTCTGTGAGCTCCTGAGGAGGGGACTCAAGTCTAATTTATCTCTCAATCCCCACTGCTGAGCAGGCCTGGAGGTGCCCTGGGGAATGACTGTTGACAGGGTGGGCCTCATGAGAAGGGTCTCAGGCTGGAGCTCTTTGGAGGATGCTGTGAGCCAGCTTTGATCCTCCATCCCCTTCCCAAGCTCTGAGACCTGGGAAGCTGGAGTGAGCAAGGCCCAGGCACCAACCAGGGCATCATGAACCTGTCCAATGGGGAGACAAGCTTCCTCCTCTGTGTGAATCCCCCAGGGCTGAGAGGACCACTGAAGTCGCAGAGATGTTGATGCCAGCGAGGACTCCCCTGTGAGGCGAGCAGAGCCTGGAGCTGGGGCGCAAAGTCCAGCGCTGGGATTCCAGAACCAGGGACGCAGAGCCCTGAGCGCGGAGCGCAGATACCAGTGCAGCTCCGCTCTCTTAAGACGCGGGGAGCCTCGCACCCCGAGCCCAGGGCCCTGACCCAGACCCTAAACGCAGAGGTTCGGGTCGGGAGCCCGGTGCCCAGATGGCAGAAACCGGAGCGCCCAGCAAGGAGCGGGTTTTCAGAGTCGGGTTACCTGAGCCCGGGGCCCTTCTGCAGGCGCCGCTGACCGGCTTTGCCAACAAGTGCTGTCCCCGCGCCCCAGGCTGCCCTCGCGGGAGGAGCTGGGCCCTGATGCCAGCATGAGGGAGGGGGATCCTGGCGTGGAACCCGAGCCCcgggataaaaaaaaaacaaacaccggAGCAGGGCTCCCAAAATAAACCCGAGCCCGTGCCAACGGCCTGGCGCATTCTGGCGCTGAGGAGCTGCGTCCCTTCTCGGAAGGACACCACCGGCCCCTCTGCAGAGGGCTGACGACCCCTCCTCCGGTGACCCTCCCCTCGCCCTCCCCCATACGCACGCCCCGCTTTTACCGATTTGGGTTTCTTCTTGGGCGCGAGGTTGTCGTAGAAAGTCTTGGCTTCCTCCCAGCGCGGGGCCGCGGCGGTCTCTgccccgggcccgggctcgcggGGCTCCCGGGGCTCCCCGGGTTCCATGCTCGGCTCTGAGCCGGCCGGGCCGGAGCAGGCGGCGGCGGAGAGCCGAGCCGGCGGGGCTGGGCTGCGGGCGGGAGGCGCGTCCCGGGCGCGAGAAGGGGGCGGGCAGCGGCGGGGAGAGTGCGCGTGCGGGCCGGCCGGAGGGCGGGCTGGGGGGGCCGCTGGGGTGCTCAACCCGCCCCGCCGGCAGCCAGCGTgtcgctgctgctgctggt
Encoded proteins:
- the NT5C1A gene encoding cytosolic 5'-nucleotidase 1A yields the protein MEPGEPREPREPGPGAETAAAPRWEEAKTFYDNLAPKKKPKSPKPQNAVTIAVSSRALFRMDEEQRIYTEQGVEEYVRYQLEHENEPFSPGPAFPFVKALEAVNRRLRELYPESEDLFDIVLVTNNHAQVGVRLINSINHYDLSIERFCMTGGNSPICYLKAYHTNLYLSADAEKVQEAIDEGIAAATIFSPSRDVAVSQNQLRVAFDGDAVLFSDESERIVKAHGLDSFFEHEKAHENKPLAQGPLKGFLEALGRLQKKFYSKGLRLECPIRTYLVTARSAASSGARALKTLRSWGLETDEALFLAGAPKGPLLEKIRPHIFFDDQMFHVAGAQEMGTVAAHVPYGVAQTPRRTAPTKQAPSAQELSR